A stretch of Methylogaea oryzae DNA encodes these proteins:
- a CDS encoding DUF2914 domain-containing protein — MGRADEEGFIEIAATAWAAEVDKSRRQPINPLAVGRARQGVFLWMQVKGSAAALDKLAAEGKLPIRHKWFRETISRVRPEGVTAMTDQIDVPVAHRELLPGLRRELRDQGYFDWRTWSSKDNLLPGVWRVRVVYADNAPVLCGDGGERRPCEYSLEVR; from the coding sequence ATGGGTCGCGCCGACGAGGAGGGTTTCATCGAAATCGCCGCGACGGCTTGGGCCGCGGAAGTGGACAAAAGCCGTCGGCAGCCCATAAACCCGCTGGCCGTCGGGCGCGCGCGCCAGGGCGTGTTCCTGTGGATGCAGGTGAAAGGCTCGGCCGCCGCGCTGGACAAGCTCGCCGCCGAAGGCAAGCTGCCGATCCGCCACAAGTGGTTCAGGGAAACCATTTCCCGCGTCCGGCCGGAAGGCGTCACGGCGATGACCGACCAAATCGATGTTCCCGTTGCCCACCGCGAATTGTTGCCCGGGCTGCGGCGGGAGTTGCGCGATCAGGGCTATTTCGATTGGCGCACCTGGAGCAGCAAGGACAACTTGCTGCCCGGCGTCTGGCGGGTGCGGGTGGTGTATGCGGACAACGCCCCGGTGCTGTGCGGCGATGGCGGCGAGCGGCGTCCCTGCGAATACAGCTTGGAAGTGAGGTAG
- a CDS encoding CPBP family intramembrane glutamic endopeptidase: protein MPLGPITTALLPLGYLLTALLSAGLLAYPLYLALHGAMSLRAVVSRLTLALIVLSLPWLIAKLRLGRGGLGLPARPIAWLRGLAAGLLAGIAIMALLVLLETALGLRTGAWPPGQFASSLLRASAKPLLVGVLVGCIEELLFRGVLLGALAQRRGAVYAVAVSAFYYAILHFFHSDLKLPEDGLGWQSSFTYIGDGFRHLLRWNNADSFAALYCAGLLLGCARLLVGPGLALCIGIHAGWVYTLRTTLALTDLVPASPLGFLVGDYDHIIGWLAAGWLTLLTLPLLRTLHRRRPA from the coding sequence ATGCCGCTGGGTCCGATCACCACCGCCTTACTCCCCCTGGGTTATTTGCTGACCGCGCTGTTGAGCGCCGGCCTGCTGGCCTACCCCCTTTACCTGGCTTTGCATGGCGCCATGTCGCTTCGGGCCGTGGTCAGCCGACTGACGCTGGCGCTGATCGTGCTGAGCCTGCCCTGGCTCATCGCCAAACTGCGCCTGGGCCGCGGCGGCCTGGGCCTGCCGGCGCGGCCGATCGCCTGGCTGCGGGGATTGGCCGCCGGCCTGCTGGCCGGCATAGCCATCATGGCCCTGCTGGTGTTGCTGGAAACAGCCCTGGGCCTGCGCACCGGCGCTTGGCCGCCGGGACAATTCGCCTCCAGCCTGCTGCGGGCGTCGGCCAAGCCGTTATTGGTCGGCGTGCTGGTGGGCTGCATCGAGGAGCTGCTGTTCCGCGGCGTGCTGCTGGGCGCGCTGGCCCAACGGCGAGGCGCCGTCTACGCCGTCGCGGTCAGCGCTTTTTATTACGCCATCCTGCATTTTTTTCACAGCGATCTCAAATTGCCGGAAGACGGCCTCGGCTGGCAAAGCAGCTTCACCTACATCGGCGACGGCTTCCGCCACCTGCTGCGCTGGAACAACGCGGACTCTTTCGCCGCCCTGTACTGCGCCGGCCTGCTGTTGGGCTGCGCGCGCCTGTTGGTCGGTCCAGGCCTGGCGCTGTGCATCGGCATCCACGCCGGCTGGGTCTATACCCTGCGCACCACGCTGGCCCTCACCGATCTCGTGCCCGCCTCCCCCTTGGGCTTCCTGGTGGGCGACTACGACCACATCATCGGCTGGCTGGCCGCCGGCTGGCTGACGTTGCTTACCCTGCCCCTGCTGCGGACGCTGCATCGACGCCGCCCGGCGTGA
- a CDS encoding dihydrolipoyl dehydrogenase family protein, with product MHRLLPSLFRHLAARRRLRRWPKPRRFDRNLVVIGAGAAGLVTAYIAAAVRAKVTLVERGAMGGDCLNSGCVPSKALIRTARLLAQIRNAPHYGIARATAEFDFAAAMARVRAVIREVAPHDSVERYAGLGVEVLQGEARIVSPWAVEVRTAQGTQTLTTRAIVIAAGARPFVPPIPGLAEAGYLTSDNLWDLRELPRRLLVLGGGPIGCELAQCFARFGSRVTLVEMAPRLLMREDADVSDRVAGRFRQEGVDLRLEHKALRCLAEDGEKALVAECRGEEVRLAFDQVLVAVGRVANTQGYGLEELGIPTTPARTVAVDECLQTLYPNIYACGDVAGPFQFTHTAAHQAWYAAVNSLFGGVRKFRVDYSVIPWATFTDPEVARVGLNEQEARERAVPFEVCRYDLRDLDRAIVDGEAHGFVKVLTAPGRDKILGATIVGEHAADLLAEFVLAMKHGIGLNRLLGTIHVYPTLAEANKQVAGAWKRSHAPQGVLRWLARYHAWRRG from the coding sequence GCCCAAGCCGCGCCGTTTCGACCGCAACCTGGTGGTGATCGGTGCCGGCGCGGCGGGTTTGGTGACGGCTTATATCGCGGCGGCGGTGCGGGCCAAGGTGACCCTGGTGGAGCGGGGCGCCATGGGGGGCGATTGCCTCAACAGCGGCTGCGTGCCGTCCAAGGCGCTGATCCGCACCGCCCGGCTGCTGGCGCAAATCCGCAACGCTCCCCATTACGGCATCGCACGGGCCACGGCGGAGTTCGATTTCGCCGCCGCCATGGCGCGGGTGCGGGCCGTGATACGGGAGGTGGCGCCCCACGACTCGGTCGAGCGCTACGCCGGCCTGGGCGTCGAGGTGCTGCAAGGCGAGGCCCGCATCGTTTCGCCTTGGGCGGTGGAAGTCCGCACCGCCCAGGGTACGCAAACCCTCACCACTCGGGCCATCGTCATCGCCGCCGGCGCGCGTCCGTTCGTGCCGCCCATACCGGGGCTGGCCGAGGCCGGTTATCTCACTTCCGACAACCTATGGGATTTGCGGGAATTGCCGCGGCGCTTGCTGGTGCTGGGGGGCGGCCCCATCGGTTGCGAGCTGGCGCAGTGTTTCGCCCGCTTCGGCAGCCGAGTGACCCTGGTGGAAATGGCGCCGCGCTTGCTGATGCGCGAGGACGCGGACGTGTCGGACCGGGTCGCCGGCCGCTTCCGCCAGGAGGGCGTGGACCTGCGCCTGGAGCACAAAGCGCTGCGCTGCCTGGCGGAAGACGGCGAAAAGGCGCTGGTCGCGGAATGCCGAGGCGAGGAGGTGCGCCTGGCTTTCGATCAGGTGCTGGTGGCCGTCGGCCGCGTCGCCAACACCCAGGGCTACGGCCTGGAGGAGCTGGGCATCCCCACCACGCCGGCGCGCACGGTGGCCGTCGACGAATGCCTGCAAACCCTGTATCCCAACATCTACGCCTGCGGCGACGTGGCCGGACCGTTCCAGTTCACCCACACCGCCGCCCACCAGGCGTGGTACGCCGCGGTCAACAGCCTGTTCGGCGGCGTGCGCAAGTTCCGCGTCGATTATTCGGTGATTCCCTGGGCCACGTTCACCGATCCGGAAGTGGCGCGGGTGGGGCTCAACGAACAGGAAGCGCGCGAACGCGCCGTGCCGTTCGAAGTCTGCCGCTACGACTTGCGCGACCTGGACCGGGCCATCGTCGACGGGGAGGCCCACGGCTTCGTCAAAGTGCTGACGGCGCCGGGCCGGGACAAGATTTTGGGGGCGACCATCGTCGGAGAGCACGCCGCCGACCTGCTGGCCGAATTCGTGCTGGCGATGAAGCACGGCATCGGCCTGAACCGGCTGCTGGGCACCATCCACGTCTACCCGACCCTGGCCGAGGCCAACAAGCAGGTGGCCGGGGCATGGAAGCGTTCCCACGCGCCGCAAGGGGTGTTGCGCTGGCTGGCGCGCTACCACGCCTGGCGGCGGGGCTGA
- a CDS encoding vWA domain-containing protein, with protein sequence MNKPWNALSAGRAALISLALLSAARPAAAYETRPLDLVLVLDTAVSMAVSDPRRLAPSAVELLLNLLPAQSRVQVFGFDRDVHTRSELRLLDADGRRDLNWLVQNVVASPHVGSDFRPPLEAALQSLAQDRRENARPIVLLFSDGITNVGSNDENQRQKEAVLRQTVARLHAAGIRVFAIAFSEHVDAPFLQDIAAGTSGLTMVAERTEQLSELFTTIFEIIEQPDMLPVDRVVHVDDHVGSLSLLVNRKPEEADGTVLISPQGDAIDATSARPDIHWTSGRGYSLVTMDHPQQGDWQLQPDSDGSRKAYIVTDVALRVEAPDLVGGGDAMPPINAWLEQAGGGVMNTPGVRIQAGVTALNDSAAPDVALALADDDGDGRFSQTLPKLAPGAYRITVQASVGNLQRIKEHGLTVAAAPPPREPAAGDSETDSLIMLAWINLALLPMVGAAVYLRMRGRKKRRRVRRGAPADE encoded by the coding sequence GTGAATAAACCGTGGAATGCATTGAGCGCCGGCAGGGCGGCTTTGATCTCGCTGGCGCTGCTCTCGGCGGCGCGGCCGGCGGCGGCGTACGAGACCAGGCCGCTGGATCTGGTGTTGGTGCTGGATACCGCGGTGAGCATGGCCGTCAGCGATCCTCGCCGGCTGGCGCCTTCGGCGGTGGAGTTGTTGCTCAACCTGCTGCCGGCCCAATCCCGCGTGCAGGTGTTCGGCTTCGATCGGGACGTGCACACCCGCAGCGAACTTCGCCTGTTGGACGCTGACGGTCGGCGTGACCTGAACTGGCTGGTGCAGAACGTCGTCGCCTCTCCCCATGTCGGCAGCGATTTTCGTCCGCCTTTGGAAGCGGCCCTGCAAAGCCTGGCCCAGGATCGCCGCGAGAATGCCCGCCCCATCGTCCTTTTGTTCTCCGACGGCATCACCAATGTCGGCAGCAACGACGAAAACCAGCGCCAGAAAGAGGCGGTGTTGCGGCAAACCGTCGCGCGTTTGCACGCGGCCGGAATACGGGTGTTCGCCATCGCTTTCAGCGAGCATGTGGATGCCCCCTTCTTGCAGGACATCGCGGCGGGCACCAGCGGGCTGACGATGGTGGCGGAGCGCACCGAGCAGTTGTCCGAGTTGTTCACGACCATTTTCGAGATTATCGAACAGCCCGACATGCTGCCGGTCGACCGGGTGGTCCATGTGGACGATCACGTCGGCTCCTTGTCGCTGCTGGTCAATCGCAAGCCGGAAGAAGCGGACGGCACGGTGCTGATTTCTCCGCAGGGGGATGCCATCGACGCGACGAGCGCTCGTCCCGACATCCATTGGACCAGCGGCCGCGGCTACAGCCTGGTGACCATGGATCATCCGCAGCAGGGGGATTGGCAGTTGCAACCGGACAGCGACGGTTCCCGCAAAGCCTACATCGTGACCGACGTCGCCCTGCGGGTGGAGGCTCCCGACCTGGTCGGCGGCGGCGACGCCATGCCGCCGATCAACGCGTGGCTGGAACAGGCCGGCGGCGGCGTGATGAATACGCCGGGGGTGCGGATTCAGGCCGGCGTCACCGCGCTTAACGATTCCGCCGCGCCTGACGTGGCGCTGGCGTTGGCGGACGACGACGGCGACGGACGCTTTTCGCAGACCCTGCCGAAGCTGGCGCCCGGCGCGTATCGCATCACGGTGCAGGCGAGCGTCGGCAATCTGCAGCGCATAAAAGAACACGGCTTGACCGTCGCCGCCGCGCCGCCGCCGCGCGAACCCGCCGCCGGCGATTCGGAGACGGATTCGTTAATCATGCTGGCATGGATCAACCTTGCCTTGTTGCCGATGGTCGGCGCGGCGGTTTACCTCCGCATGCGCGGCCGGAAAAAGCGGCGTCGCGTCCGGCGCGGCGCTCCCGCTGATGAATAG
- a CDS encoding TIGR04283 family arsenosugar biosynthesis glycosyltransferase: protein MPRVSIVVPVLNEAAGIVAHLAALQPLRRRGHEVIVADGGSADGTAALAAGLSDAVVRAPRGRAAQMNAGAALARGEVLLFLHADTRLPEEADRLVLDGLAAGGRAWGRFDVSIDGRHPWLKAIAWCMNRRSRWTGIATGDQALFVRREAFEASGGFPDIPLMEDIAYSRILKSFGPPLCLAARVATSGRRWEKRGVLRTVLLMWRLRLAYFCGADPAHLARAYGYEPRQS from the coding sequence ATGCCGCGTGTGTCCATCGTCGTTCCCGTCTTGAACGAAGCGGCCGGTATCGTCGCCCACTTGGCCGCCCTGCAGCCCTTGCGCCGGCGCGGCCATGAAGTGATCGTGGCGGACGGCGGCAGCGCCGACGGTACCGCCGCCTTGGCCGCCGGGCTGAGCGATGCGGTCGTCCGGGCGCCGCGCGGCCGTGCGGCGCAAATGAACGCCGGCGCCGCCTTGGCGCGAGGCGAGGTGCTGCTGTTCCTGCACGCCGATACGCGTTTGCCGGAGGAGGCCGATCGGCTGGTGCTGGATGGACTCGCTGCCGGCGGCCGGGCATGGGGGCGTTTCGACGTGTCCATCGACGGCCGCCATCCCTGGTTGAAGGCGATCGCCTGGTGCATGAACCGCCGCTCGCGCTGGACCGGCATTGCCACCGGCGACCAGGCCTTGTTCGTGCGGCGCGAGGCGTTCGAGGCCAGCGGCGGCTTTCCCGATATTCCCCTCATGGAGGACATCGCCTATAGCCGCATCCTGAAAAGCTTCGGCCCGCCGCTGTGCCTGGCGGCCCGGGTCGCCACCTCCGGCCGCCGCTGGGAGAAACGCGGCGTGCTGCGCACCGTGCTGCTCATGTGGCGGCTGCGGCTGGCGTATTTTTGCGGCGCCGATCCGGCGCACCTGGCCAGAGCTTACGGCTATGAACCGCGGCAATCCTGA
- a CDS encoding TIGR04282 family arsenosugar biosynthesis glycosyltransferase: MNRGNPEAVAIAVFAKAPLPGHAKTRLIPVLGSQGAADLQRAFVLRTLETAVAAAVGPVSLWCAPDCSHELFGHCRERFGAALRPQTSGDLGQRMRAALAELCRQGPALLIGTDCPAMAPAHLRAAAAALRQGSDAVFLPAEDGGYVLVGVRRAEPWLFGDMPWGGSAVMAETRRRMRQAGWRWAEPALLWDVDRPEDWRRLERAGLMAVTPGGVDAASAAGAG, encoded by the coding sequence ATGAACCGCGGCAATCCTGAAGCCGTCGCCATCGCCGTGTTCGCCAAGGCGCCGCTGCCCGGCCATGCCAAGACCCGGCTGATTCCCGTCCTCGGCTCGCAAGGCGCCGCCGATTTGCAACGGGCTTTCGTCCTGCGCACCCTGGAAACCGCTGTGGCGGCGGCCGTGGGGCCGGTGTCCCTGTGGTGCGCGCCGGATTGCTCCCACGAGCTGTTCGGCCACTGCCGCGAGCGTTTCGGCGCGGCCTTGCGGCCGCAGACCAGCGGCGATCTGGGGCAGCGCATGCGCGCCGCCCTGGCGGAGCTGTGCCGGCAAGGGCCGGCGCTGCTGATCGGCACCGACTGCCCGGCCATGGCCCCGGCCCACCTCCGCGCCGCCGCCGCCGCTTTGCGCCAGGGGAGCGACGCGGTGTTCCTGCCCGCGGAGGATGGCGGCTATGTCCTGGTCGGGGTGCGCCGCGCCGAGCCGTGGTTGTTCGGCGACATGCCCTGGGGCGGATCGGCCGTCATGGCGGAAACCCGCCGGCGCATGCGCCAAGCCGGCTGGCGTTGGGCGGAGCCGGCGTTGTTGTGGGATGTGGACCGGCCGGAGGATTGGCGACGGCTGGAGCGGGCAGGACTGATGGCCGTCACGCCGGGCGGCGTCGATGCAGCGTCCGCAGCAGGGGCAGGGTAA
- a CDS encoding ABC transporter substrate-binding protein — translation MDRSFSFMSMPAFFFSRPAARRRIFPLLCLLLWCRPAVTAEPPLEAVTLQLRWLHQFQFAGYYAAQEKGYYREAGLDVTISPGRPGLQPIGEVLAGRAQFGVANSELLHQRLLGRPLVALAAVFQHSPSVLLVRADSGIRSPQDLVGKRVMMIGDDTDADFLAMLRNEGVDVSRLARLNSSYDVGDLLDGRTDAFNAYVTNEPYLLEQRGVLPAVISPITYGIDFYSDILFTSEQELAERPDRVKAFRDASLRGWDYAMRHPDEIIELILRRYGSGKSREHLRYEADAMRRLILPELVELGHMNPGRWRRMADSFVQLGMVKADYRLDGFLYDPDPKVGYSRVKWLGGAAGGILILLAGTALCQGIFNRRLQREVRERKQAEDQLRQTGARLRHLIDGGPAVVYSLLPSLQAEGGFAMDYVSAALVRLAGYPPAQWHEPAFWSEHVHPDDRQGVSGLNRRLLRERGTLVHEYRFRHADGHYFWVHDSLTVICDEEGRPVEIIGTWIDISARKEAEAALVAAKDEADRANRAKSEFLANMSHEIRTPMNAVMGFAQLALKTELNPRQHDYVERIDRASKALLGVINDVLDFSKIEAGRMDLERIAFRLDAALDSVYSLNAVAAEQKGLLLRFNVAPDVPAILVGDPLRLSQVLINLVSNAVKFTAAGEVSLLVAKRRERKGQARLLFTVRDTGSGIREEVLPYLFEPFTQEDSSTTRRFGGSGLGLAISQRLVKLMGGVIEVRSAYGQGSQFSFVADFGLAAQVVPAIPPARPPLPAAAQAGIRLLLVEDHDVNRSLMLEVLQEAGFVVDVAVNGREAVERVARFSRDYGAVLMDLQMPEMDGFDATRLIRRGLGVTDLPIIAITAHALGSERGKSMEAGMNDFLTKPVDTGLLVDTVRRWLAASPL, via the coding sequence ATGGACCGTTCCTTCTCGTTCATGTCGATGCCGGCCTTTTTTTTCAGCCGTCCAGCCGCCCGGCGCCGTATTTTTCCGCTGCTGTGCCTGTTGCTATGGTGCCGGCCGGCGGTAACGGCCGAGCCGCCGCTGGAAGCCGTGACCCTGCAATTGCGCTGGCTGCACCAGTTTCAGTTCGCCGGCTATTACGCCGCCCAGGAAAAGGGGTATTACCGGGAGGCGGGGCTGGATGTGACGATTTCGCCGGGGCGGCCGGGACTGCAGCCCATCGGCGAGGTCTTGGCCGGCCGCGCTCAATTCGGCGTGGCCAACAGCGAGTTGCTGCACCAGCGTTTGCTGGGGCGGCCCCTGGTGGCCTTGGCCGCCGTTTTTCAGCATTCCCCCTCCGTTTTGCTGGTCCGCGCCGATTCCGGCATACGCAGTCCCCAGGACCTGGTGGGGAAGCGGGTGATGATGATCGGCGACGATACCGACGCGGATTTTCTCGCCATGCTGCGCAACGAGGGCGTCGACGTGTCGCGCTTGGCGCGCTTGAACAGCAGTTACGACGTTGGCGATTTGCTGGACGGCCGCACCGACGCTTTCAACGCTTACGTCACCAACGAGCCGTATCTGTTGGAACAGCGCGGCGTTTTGCCCGCCGTCATCAGTCCCATTACCTACGGCATCGATTTTTACAGCGACATTCTTTTCACCAGCGAGCAGGAGCTGGCCGAGCGTCCGGATCGCGTCAAAGCGTTCCGCGACGCCAGCCTCAGGGGATGGGACTATGCCATGCGCCACCCGGACGAGATCATCGAGCTGATCCTGCGCCGTTACGGCTCGGGCAAAAGCCGTGAGCATTTGCGCTACGAGGCGGACGCCATGCGCCGGCTGATCCTGCCGGAGCTGGTCGAGCTGGGCCACATGAATCCGGGGCGCTGGCGCCGCATGGCGGATTCGTTCGTCCAGCTGGGCATGGTGAAGGCGGATTACCGGCTGGACGGGTTTCTCTACGATCCCGATCCCAAGGTGGGCTATTCCCGCGTCAAATGGCTGGGGGGCGCCGCCGGAGGCATATTGATCCTATTGGCCGGCACGGCCCTGTGCCAGGGGATCTTCAACCGGCGTTTGCAGCGGGAGGTGCGCGAGCGCAAGCAAGCCGAAGACCAGTTGCGCCAGACGGGAGCGCGCTTGCGCCATTTGATCGACGGGGGGCCGGCGGTGGTGTACTCCCTGCTGCCGAGCCTGCAAGCCGAGGGAGGCTTCGCCATGGACTACGTGAGCGCCGCCCTGGTGCGCCTGGCCGGTTATCCTCCGGCCCAGTGGCACGAGCCGGCGTTTTGGTCGGAGCACGTCCACCCCGACGACCGCCAGGGCGTTTCCGGCTTGAACCGGCGCTTGCTGCGGGAGCGGGGCACCTTGGTGCACGAATACCGCTTCCGCCATGCCGACGGCCATTATTTCTGGGTGCACGACAGCCTGACGGTGATTTGCGACGAAGAAGGCCGGCCGGTGGAAATCATCGGCACCTGGATCGACATCAGCGCCCGCAAAGAGGCGGAGGCGGCCCTGGTGGCGGCCAAGGACGAGGCGGACCGGGCCAATCGCGCCAAGTCGGAGTTTCTCGCCAATATGAGCCACGAAATCCGCACGCCCATGAACGCCGTCATGGGGTTTGCCCAGTTGGCCTTGAAAACCGAATTGAATCCGCGCCAGCACGATTACGTGGAGCGCATTGACCGGGCTTCGAAAGCCCTGTTGGGCGTCATCAACGACGTGCTGGATTTTTCCAAGATCGAAGCCGGCCGCATGGATTTGGAGCGGATCGCTTTCCGGCTGGACGCCGCCTTGGACAGCGTGTACAGCTTGAACGCCGTGGCCGCGGAGCAAAAGGGCCTGCTCCTGCGTTTCAACGTGGCGCCGGACGTGCCGGCCATCCTGGTGGGAGATCCGCTGCGCTTGAGCCAGGTGCTTATCAACCTGGTGAGCAACGCGGTGAAGTTCACCGCGGCCGGTGAAGTGTCGCTGCTGGTGGCGAAGCGCCGCGAGAGGAAGGGCCAGGCCAGATTGCTCTTTACCGTGCGGGACACCGGCTCGGGGATCCGCGAGGAAGTCCTGCCCTATTTGTTCGAGCCGTTCACCCAGGAGGACAGCTCCACCACCCGCCGCTTCGGCGGCAGCGGCCTGGGACTGGCCATCAGCCAGCGTTTGGTGAAGCTGATGGGCGGGGTGATCGAGGTGCGCAGCGCGTACGGCCAGGGCAGCCAGTTTAGCTTCGTCGCCGATTTCGGTTTGGCCGCTCAAGTGGTGCCCGCGATTCCGCCCGCGCGGCCGCCGTTGCCCGCGGCGGCGCAAGCCGGCATCCGCTTGTTGCTGGTGGAGGATCACGACGTTAACCGGAGCTTGATGCTGGAAGTGCTGCAAGAGGCCGGTTTCGTGGTCGACGTGGCGGTCAACGGCCGGGAAGCGGTGGAGCGGGTGGCGCGTTTCTCCCGCGATTACGGGGCGGTGCTGATGGACCTGCAAATGCCGGAAATGGACGGTTTCGACGCCACCCGCTTGATCCGGCGCGGCTTGGGCGTCACCGACCTGCCCATTATCGCCATCACCGCCCATGCGTTGGGTTCCGAGCGAGGCAAAAGCATGGAGGCCGGCATGAACGACTTTTTGACCAAGCCCGTGGACACCGGGTTATTGGTGGATACCGTGCGGCGCTGGTTGGCGGCGTCCCCGCTTTAA